ataatatttttatttcgttcttcaatatataaataagaatattaatGACACTTATTATGGAACGAAAAATTaaactaatattatttattaaaattgctCTGTTTGTCCTTTTAAAATggatatgttattttaacattgaagcagtataataataatatttaaggatatttgtattgtttttatttttagtaatttatatttattaatactttttgttttttattatagtgTATATCAACTAAAtgacatatatttacattttcctttttttttagagtaTGTTTAAGAAATCATTTAATAGGTACTTCGACCTTGatagaaaaacaaatacaaaaaattatcgATTACTAGCAAAAAGTAAACGGCttaataattcaaataatttagagataatatatgatatatctaataatgcaggatacaaaaaaataagtgtaaataataatgaaagaggtgataaagaaaaaaaaaaacaatctAATAGATGCTTATTAAATAAAGCACAATACTATACGGAATATattgattataataatggaatatttgatggaaaacatttccattttgaaaaaaaatggattaaaaaaaaagattatgataattttcttgaaaaaaaaaggagaattcGTGCtataactttaaaaaaaataaaattgaaaaaatacgGATTTGGagttgctttattttttattttttttcttatggGAATAGGATTACCAATAAAACGGGGATTTGAATTGTCCGTAGATGATTTAGATTCAAAACGGTATGCTATAGAAAAAGCTATTATAGATTTTGTAAAAGAACTAACAAGTTTAGAAGAAGGACAaatctatataatattatttgcagtagttttcattatattagcAATTATCCTTATAATAGCGATTTATAAAATcataagaaataatgaaaaatataataaaattaagttgaTGACAGAGCaaaactaataataattaatattatatttttgtaaagaattctttaatatgaagtaataactataatattgttaatgATGAACTTAATAAGCATACGCataatttgtaaattattGTAAATGCCCGTGAGTACATCTGGTCTGTTTTGTAcgaaacaataaaaatatatattccttttttctttttttattttaatagttTTAAAGTTTTCgaaatcatattttaaattatttctttagcTTAATTAAGTATTATGAgagaatacatatatttgtatattaaaatataatcctatgaatatttatattccttctttattattaatatataatgttactattcgtaaaattatttataactgTGATAacttatatttgtataagagtattttctttttactttatatctttttatagtataaaattattatttttttaggtttttatgtaaatatattattaatttaaatacaaaataaatataccctgttatgtatt
The sequence above is a segment of the Plasmodium malariae genome assembly, contig: PmUG01_00_39, whole genome shotgun sequence genome. Coding sequences within it:
- the PmUG01_00068200 gene encoding fam-m protein; this translates as MTLIMERKIKLILFIKIALFVLLKWICYFNIEASMFKKSFNRYFDLDRKTNTKNYRLLAKSKRLNNSNNLEIIYDISNNAGYKKISVNNNERGDKEKKKQSNRCLLNKAQYYTEYIDYNNGIFDGKHFHFEKKWIKKKDYDNFLEKKRRIRAITLKKIKLKKYGFGVALFFIFFLMGIGLPIKRGFELSVDDLDSKRYAIEKAIIDFVKELTSLEEGQIYIILFAVVFIILAIILIIAIYKIIRNNEKYNKIKLMTEQN